One genomic region from Carcharodon carcharias isolate sCarCar2 chromosome 12, sCarCar2.pri, whole genome shotgun sequence encodes:
- the LOC121284747 gene encoding metalloreductase STEAP3-like isoform X2: MAKKEMAKPLLGKESEIHQYDLQKITVGILGTGDFARSLAARLVCSGYSVIVGSRHPKRTASLFPTANEVTSQREAISKVNIIFIAVYREHYSTLSELRDVLTGKILVDVSNNMQLNVYDESNAEHLASLFPGCTVVKAFNVISAWALQFGARDGNKQVLICSDSQEARCIVAEMTRNMGFIPVDMGALSSAREIENLPLRLFPSWKIPVLLALALFVFFYIYNFIRKVIHPYLMKGQNTFYKIPIDLVNVTLPCVAFVMLSLVYLPGVLAAIFQLRNGTKYKCFPRWLDQWLQQRKQLGLLSFFCATLHAVYSLSLPMRRSARYNLLNDAYTQIKNDKDNAWVEEEVWRMEIYLFFGILAIGVLSLLAVTSLPSVAGSLNWREFSFIQLLFFSPGLDTLHW; this comes from the exons ATGGCTAAAAAAGAAATGGCAAAACCGCTCTTGGGAAAGGAGAGTGAAATTCATCAATATGACCTCCAGAAAATAACTGTTGGCATTCTGGGAACTGGAGATTTTGCTCGCTCTTTGGCTGCACGTCTGGTCTGTTCTGGTTATAGCGTGATTGTAGGAAGTCGGCATCCTAAACGCACTGCATCTTTGTTTCCCACTGCAAATGAAGTTACCAGTCAACGGGAAGCCATAAGCAAGGTCAACATTATCTTTATAGCAGTGTACCGTGAACATTACAGCACATTGAGTGAACTAAGAGATGTACTGACTGGGAAGATTTTGGTGGATGTCAGTAACAACATGCAACTGAATGTATATGACGAATCAAATGCTGAACACCTTGCCTCTCTGTTCCCAGGGTGCACAGTTGTGAAAGCATTTAACGTCATCTCAGCCTGGGCTTTGCAATTTGGTGCAAGAGATGGAAATAAACAG GTGCTGATCTGCAGTGACAGCCAAGAAGCTAGATGTATAGTGGCTGAAATGACACGCAATATGGGATTCATTCCTGTGGATATGGGCGCATTATCATCTgcaagagagattgagaatcttcCACTACGCCTCTTTCCTTCATGGAAAATACCTGTTCTGCTAGCACTTGCCTTATTTGTATTTTTCTATATCTATAATTTTATTAGAAAGGTTATTCATCCATACTTAATGAAAGGACAGAACACATTTTATAAAATCCCAATTGATCTCGTTAATGTCACACTACCATGTGTTGCATTTGTGATGCTATCCCTTGTTTACCTGCCAGGAGTCCTTGCAGCCATTTTTCAGCTACGCAATGGCACCAAGTATAAATGCTTTCCACGTTGGTTAGATCAGTGGCTTCAACAAAGAAAACAGCTTGGCCTGTTGAGCTTTTTCTGTGCTACTTTGCATGCAGTCTATAGTCTCAGTCTTCCTATGCGCAGATCTGCACGTTACAATCTCCTGAATGACGCTTACACCCAG ATTAAAAATGACAAAGATAATGCTTGGgtagaggaagaagtgtggaggaTGGAAATTTATCTTTTCTTTGGAATTCTGGCTATAGGCGTGCTTTCACTGCTTGCTGTGACCTCACTGCCATCAGTGGCAGGTTCTCTGAACTGGAGAGAATTTAGCTTTATTCAA TTATTGTTTTTCAGTCCAGGCTTGGATACGCTGCACTGGTGA
- the LOC121284747 gene encoding metalloreductase STEAP3-like isoform X1 gives MAKKEMAKPLLGKESEIHQYDLQKITVGILGTGDFARSLAARLVCSGYSVIVGSRHPKRTASLFPTANEVTSQREAISKVNIIFIAVYREHYSTLSELRDVLTGKILVDVSNNMQLNVYDESNAEHLASLFPGCTVVKAFNVISAWALQFGARDGNKQVLICSDSQEARCIVAEMTRNMGFIPVDMGALSSAREIENLPLRLFPSWKIPVLLALALFVFFYIYNFIRKVIHPYLMKGQNTFYKIPIDLVNVTLPCVAFVMLSLVYLPGVLAAIFQLRNGTKYKCFPRWLDQWLQQRKQLGLLSFFCATLHAVYSLSLPMRRSARYNLLNDAYTQIKNDKDNAWVEEEVWRMEIYLFFGILAIGVLSLLAVTSLPSVAGSLNWREFSFIQSRLGYAALVISTLHTLTFGWCKAFESAQYKFYLPPTFTIALIVPCIVLLAKVYLFLPFVNRKLTQIRRGWEVNRQVKFHEAGDVSDFSDFNVENTSIV, from the exons ATGGCTAAAAAAGAAATGGCAAAACCGCTCTTGGGAAAGGAGAGTGAAATTCATCAATATGACCTCCAGAAAATAACTGTTGGCATTCTGGGAACTGGAGATTTTGCTCGCTCTTTGGCTGCACGTCTGGTCTGTTCTGGTTATAGCGTGATTGTAGGAAGTCGGCATCCTAAACGCACTGCATCTTTGTTTCCCACTGCAAATGAAGTTACCAGTCAACGGGAAGCCATAAGCAAGGTCAACATTATCTTTATAGCAGTGTACCGTGAACATTACAGCACATTGAGTGAACTAAGAGATGTACTGACTGGGAAGATTTTGGTGGATGTCAGTAACAACATGCAACTGAATGTATATGACGAATCAAATGCTGAACACCTTGCCTCTCTGTTCCCAGGGTGCACAGTTGTGAAAGCATTTAACGTCATCTCAGCCTGGGCTTTGCAATTTGGTGCAAGAGATGGAAATAAACAG GTGCTGATCTGCAGTGACAGCCAAGAAGCTAGATGTATAGTGGCTGAAATGACACGCAATATGGGATTCATTCCTGTGGATATGGGCGCATTATCATCTgcaagagagattgagaatcttcCACTACGCCTCTTTCCTTCATGGAAAATACCTGTTCTGCTAGCACTTGCCTTATTTGTATTTTTCTATATCTATAATTTTATTAGAAAGGTTATTCATCCATACTTAATGAAAGGACAGAACACATTTTATAAAATCCCAATTGATCTCGTTAATGTCACACTACCATGTGTTGCATTTGTGATGCTATCCCTTGTTTACCTGCCAGGAGTCCTTGCAGCCATTTTTCAGCTACGCAATGGCACCAAGTATAAATGCTTTCCACGTTGGTTAGATCAGTGGCTTCAACAAAGAAAACAGCTTGGCCTGTTGAGCTTTTTCTGTGCTACTTTGCATGCAGTCTATAGTCTCAGTCTTCCTATGCGCAGATCTGCACGTTACAATCTCCTGAATGACGCTTACACCCAG ATTAAAAATGACAAAGATAATGCTTGGgtagaggaagaagtgtggaggaTGGAAATTTATCTTTTCTTTGGAATTCTGGCTATAGGCGTGCTTTCACTGCTTGCTGTGACCTCACTGCCATCAGTGGCAGGTTCTCTGAACTGGAGAGAATTTAGCTTTATTCAA TCCAGGCTTGGATACGCTGCACTGGTGATCAGCACTCTACACACACTAACATTTGGATGGTGTAAAGCCTTCGAATCAGCCCAATACAAATTCTACCTGCCACCTACATTCACAATTGCTCTCATCGTGCCTTGCATAGTCCTTCTGGCCAAAGTGTACCTATTCCTTCCCTTTGTGAATCGCAAACTGACACAGATCAGACGTGGCTGGGAAGTTAATCGCCAAGTGAAGTTCCATGAAGCTGGTGACGTTAGTGACTTTTCAGATTTCAATGTAGAGAACACCAGCATAGTTTGA